The proteins below come from a single Leptospiraceae bacterium genomic window:
- a CDS encoding MBL fold metallo-hydrolase: protein MKKYFKVMGLIVLLGIIIVGVKAFPFLKVMSEIEVVEYDKNLTLVLGGGGNSAILVGDKEVLVVDSKVASGKSKLFDLVKQKAGDKPIILVNTHLHGDHAKGNPLYKGNTIIAGAYQKEDWVKENGDDGLPTEWLKDTKEIVIGDETVILKNVGQAHTLNDVVVFFKNRKMLFLGDMLMIGMHPFLKENHGSKIALYIEKTNLVMAEFQPEKIIPGHGRVGGKELVDELQTYFADTKSVAEGKSELTAIEEKYKDWISFFHMSGTSATVKYWKKELGIK from the coding sequence ATGAAAAAGTATTTTAAAGTTATGGGTTTAATCGTATTACTCGGTATTATTATTGTAGGAGTAAAAGCATTTCCTTTTTTAAAAGTGATGAGTGAGATTGAGGTCGTCGAGTATGATAAAAACCTAACGTTAGTTCTAGGGGGCGGCGGAAATTCTGCGATTCTAGTTGGGGACAAAGAGGTATTAGTCGTTGATTCTAAGGTAGCAAGCGGTAAATCAAAATTATTTGATCTAGTAAAACAGAAAGCGGGGGATAAACCTATTATACTTGTCAATACTCATCTTCATGGAGACCATGCAAAGGGAAATCCTCTTTACAAAGGAAATACAATCATTGCAGGCGCTTACCAGAAAGAAGACTGGGTAAAAGAAAACGGAGATGATGGACTTCCTACTGAGTGGCTAAAGGATACAAAAGAGATTGTCATTGGTGATGAGACCGTGATTTTAAAAAACGTAGGGCAAGCACATACTCTCAATGATGTAGTTGTATTTTTTAAAAACCGAAAAATGCTATTTTTAGGTGATATGTTAATGATTGGAATGCACCCTTTTTTGAAAGAAAACCATGGCTCTAAAATTGCTCTATATATCGAAAAAACGAATCTAGTCATGGCGGAATTTCAACCTGAAAAAATCATTCCCGGTCATGGACGAGTTGGCGGCAAAGAGCTGGTAGACGAACTTCAAACTTATTTTGCAGATACTAAATCTGTAGCTGAAGGAAAATCAGAATTAACCGCTATCGAAGAGAAATACAAAGACTGGATTTCATTTTTTCATATGTCAGGAACGAGTGCGACAGTTAAGTAT